One region of Novipirellula artificiosorum genomic DNA includes:
- a CDS encoding VOC family protein, with translation MSKSVFVNLPVADLKASMAFYEAVGFTNNPDFTDDTAACMVWSDAIYVMLLTHDKWKTFTDRPIPSTTSSEVMLCFNLDSRAEVDAINRLAGEHGGTADINPSLDHGFMFSRFFSDLDGHVWEPLWMDPAAIPPSSQDETGQGAST, from the coding sequence CCGACTTGAAAGCGTCGATGGCTTTCTACGAAGCGGTCGGCTTCACCAACAATCCTGACTTCACCGACGACACGGCTGCCTGCATGGTCTGGAGCGACGCGATCTATGTGATGTTGCTGACTCACGACAAGTGGAAAACGTTTACGGACCGCCCTATTCCCTCGACAACTTCCAGCGAAGTAATGCTGTGTTTCAATCTGGACAGCCGAGCAGAGGTCGATGCAATCAATCGACTTGCCGGCGAACATGGAGGAACCGCCGACATCAATCCGTCTCTCGATCATGGTTTCATGTTCAGTCGATTCTTTTCAGATCTCGATGGACACGTTTGGGAACCTCTTTGGATGGACCCGGCTGCGATTCCGCCGAGTTCTCAGGATGAAACTGGCCAAGGAGCCTCAACATGA
- a CDS encoding YciI family protein yields MKYMLLIYGSEDDWTQEQHESCMIESSRISEELKQQGKLVESAPLRSVTTATSVRVRDGKKQITDGPFAETAEQLGGYYILDVDNLDEAIAIAAKLPPASKGTVEIRPIEPLPAQAQSPTH; encoded by the coding sequence ATGAAATACATGTTATTAATCTACGGCAGCGAAGACGACTGGACGCAAGAGCAGCATGAATCCTGCATGATCGAATCGTCGAGAATCAGCGAGGAGTTGAAGCAACAAGGCAAGTTGGTCGAGTCGGCTCCGCTACGAAGCGTCACCACAGCGACCAGCGTACGAGTGCGTGACGGCAAAAAACAAATCACCGACGGCCCGTTCGCCGAAACCGCCGAGCAACTTGGCGGCTACTACATACTCGATGTCGACAACCTCGATGAAGCCATCGCGATCGCCGCGAAGCTACCTCCCGCAAGCAAAGGCACTGTCGAAATCCGTCCGATCGAACCACTTCCCGCTCAAGCTCAATCACCGACTCATTGA
- a CDS encoding VOC family protein has translation MKIETKVTPWLTFTTQAKEAAEFYTSVIPDSQILSIQNNPATSGVLVVNFVLGGLPVCALNAGQDFGFSNAFSFSVACDDQDEIDTLRISAH, from the coding sequence ATGAAAATTGAAACAAAAGTGACGCCGTGGCTTACCTTCACGACGCAAGCGAAAGAGGCTGCCGAGTTTTACACCTCAGTCATACCGGACTCGCAAATCTTGAGTATCCAAAACAATCCCGCGACCAGCGGAGTGCTCGTCGTCAACTTCGTGCTTGGCGGCTTGCCGGTTTGTGCTCTCAACGCCGGACAAGACTTCGGCTTCAGCAATGCATTTTCATTTTCTGTCGCTTGTGACGACCAGGACGAGATTGATACGTTGAGAATTTCAGCACACTGA
- a CDS encoding TMEM14 family protein, with amino-acid sequence MDFPVIVTAIFGAFVVFGGVMGYVKAASKASLIAGSITGGLLLLSAFLIARGITAGAILGIVVSLLLIGQFGPSLLKKFKIMPNLLVVVLGFITVGTLLFSFFK; translated from the coding sequence GTGGACTTTCCGGTAATCGTGACAGCAATCTTTGGAGCTTTTGTCGTCTTTGGAGGAGTCATGGGCTATGTCAAAGCTGCAAGCAAGGCTTCTTTGATCGCAGGCAGCATCACTGGCGGACTCCTTCTGCTCTCGGCGTTTCTGATTGCGAGAGGCATTACAGCAGGGGCAATTCTAGGGATAGTTGTTTCGCTACTGTTGATTGGCCAGTTTGGCCCCTCGTTGCTGAAGAAGTTCAAGATAATGCCAAACCTGCTGGTGGTCGTCCTGGGTTTCATCACCGTCGGCACGCTCCTTTTCAGTTTTTTTAAATAG